One Malus sylvestris chromosome 14, drMalSylv7.2, whole genome shotgun sequence DNA segment encodes these proteins:
- the LOC126600195 gene encoding probable mediator of RNA polymerase II transcription subunit 26b, which produces MATNSGSLNYWRDYFRTANSDIFDIIDHAIVVAASDCPTELRLRRDRIAERLFSSRLTRWCSGCEKQVELATVPGGDGEGDDDEGGSDDVHRGCKSGFDGGGGEVEGGGSKESKVNSSSRDDEGGLSSDSYGLAEALTDEIEQESQTLGEVFRIRDMFLDYEQESDTVLFDSLRKLQLMALNVETLEATEIGKAVSGLKKHGSKQIRHLARELVSGWKGMVDEWVNATAAIASTKTMSDSVNPSFDDEEGLPSPPLDEAFLANQTTTIELSQFFDGMDDDGNPRNNGEFTEYRENGRKREVEKENTIKQNQQYSNEANVLPKGNKNEQVKKREVVKPNKPSNTHYGPGRPPKVSMDQKLNSETKIEQNTDKVAIQKRQHADQQNKFKCSDEVAVQVKLEATKRKLQERYQQAENAKRQRTVQVMELHDLPKQGLARRNPHGRPGNQNRHWAHGRR; this is translated from the exons ATGGCGACCAACTCCGGGTCACTGAATTATTGGAGGGATTACTTTCGGACTGCAAACTCTGATATTTTTGATATAATCGACCATGCGATCGTGGTGGCGGCTTCCGATTGCCCCACGGAGTTGAGATTGCGGCGGGATCGGATAGCAGAGCGGTTGTTTTCCAGCAGATTGACCCGGTGGTGTTCGGGTTGCGAAAAACAAGTCGAATTGGCCACCGTGCCTGGCGGCGATGGAGAAGGAGATGACGACGAAGGCGGCAGCGACGATGTGCACAGAGGGTGTAAAAGTGGGTTTGATGGAGGTGGAGGGGAAGTCGAGGGCGGTGGCAGTAAAGAGAGCAAGGTGAATAGCAGCAGCAGAGATGATGAGGGCGGGCTTAGCAGCGACAGCTATGGATTGGCTGAGGCCTTGACTGATGAGATTGAGCAAGAGTCTCAAACTCTTGGGGAGGTCTTCAGGATTAGAGACATGTTTCTTGATTACGAACAAGAG TCTGATACGGTATTGTTTGACTCTTTGAGGAAGCTTCAGTTGATGGCTCTGAATGTGGAGACTCTCGAG GCAACTGAAATTGGAAAGGCGGTTAGTGGTCTCAAAAAGCATGGATCAAAGCAGATTCGTCATCTTGCTCGAGAGCTTGTCTC AGGTTGGAAAGGCATGGTAGATGAATGGGTCAATGCTACAGCAGCTATTGCCA GCACAAAAACTATGTCAGATTCTGTTAATCCATCTtttgatgatgaagaaggaCTACCATCTCCTCCTCTTGATGAAGCTTTCCTTGCTAATCAAACCACGACAATAGAACTCTCGCAG TTCTTTGACGGCATGGATGATGATGGAA ATCCTCGAAACAACGGGGAATTCACTGAGTACCGTGAAAATGGAAGAAAGCGAGAAGTGGAGAAAGAAAATACTATTAAGCAGAACCAACAATATTCAAATGAGGCAAATGTGCTTCCCAAGGGAAACAAGAATGAACAAGTGAAGAAACGAGAAGTTGTGAAGCCAAATAAGCCCTCAAACACTCACTATGGGCCTGGCAGACCTCCCAAAGTTAGTATGGATCAAAAGCTCAACAGTGAAACAAAGATCGAGCAAAACACAGATAAGGTTGCCATTCAAAAGAGGCAACACGCTGATCAGCAAAAT AAATTCAAGTGTTCAGATGAAGTTGCAGTCCAAGTGAAACTCGAAGCCACAAAAAGGAAGCTCCAAGAGCGTTATCAACAAGCTGAGAACG CCAAGAGACAAAGGACGGTACAGGTTATGGAGTTGCATGATCTCCCCAAGCAAGGGCTTGCCCGTAGGAATCCACACGGGAGACCTGGAAACCAAAATCGGCATTGGGCTCATGGACGGAGATAA